The following nucleotide sequence is from Schistocerca gregaria isolate iqSchGreg1 unplaced genomic scaffold, iqSchGreg1.2 ptg001565l, whole genome shotgun sequence.
gcagcattcacatggagtgcagccattcatatggaatgccgccttcacatggagtgcagccttcacatggagtgctgccttcacatggagtactgccttcacatggactgcagccacaacgtgtgttgtcctcaaaagatgagctttccttcacaaggagtgcagcctttgcaaggagtggaaactttgcaaggaatgcagcctttgcaaggagtgcagcctttgcaaggagtgcagccttcgcaaggaatgcagccttcacatgcattgcagcctttgcaaggagtgcagccttcgcaaggaatgcagccttcacatgcattgcagcctttgcaaggagtgcagcattcgcaaggggtgcagcattcgcaaggagtggagccttcgcaaggagtgcagccttcacatgcattgcagcctttgcaaggagtacagcattcgcaaggagtgcagcattcgtaaggagggcagcgtttgcaagtagtgcagccttcacatgcattgcagccttcgcaaggagtacagccttcgcaaggagtgcagccttcgcaaggagtgcagcattcgcaaggcgtggagccttcacatggagtgaagccttcacatggagtcgtagccttcgcaatggagtgcaacattggcatggagtgtagccttcgcaatgagtgcatcagtcgcatggggtgcagccttcacactagatcgcgtgttgcaaggggtacagccttcgtatgtagtgcaggcatacacatgtagtgcagcctacacatgaagtgcagccttcacatggagtgcagccttcacatggagtgcagccattcacatggattgcagccttcacatggagtgcagcctcacatggagtgaagccttcacatggagtgtagccttccccaatggagtgcaacattggcatggagtgtagccctttgcaaggaatgcatcagtcgcatggggtgcagccttcacacctacagcagcattcgcatcgagtacagccctcgtatgtagtgcaggcattgacatgtagtgcagcctacacatgaagtgcagccttcacatggagtgaagccttcacatggagtgcagccattcatatggaatgcagccttcacatggagtgcagccttcatatggagtgctgccttcgcatggagtgctgccttcacatggactgcagccacaaggtgtgttgtccttaaaagatgagctttccttcacaaggagtgcagcctttgcaaggagtggagcctttgcaaggagtgcagcctttgcaaggagtgcagcctttgcaaggagtgaagccttcgcaaggaatgcagccttcacatgcattgcagcctttgcaaggagtacagcctttgcagggagtacagcattcgcaaggagtgcagcattgcaAGGAATGGAGCGTTCGcaaggattgcagccttcacatgcattgcagccttcgcaaggagtacaggtttcacaaggagtgcagcattcgcaaggagtgcagcattcgcaaggagtgcagcattcgcaaggagtgcggccttcacatggagtgcagccttcacatggggtgcagccattcatatggaatgcagccttcacatggagtgctgccttcgcatggagtgctgccttcacatggactgcagccacaaggtgtgttgtcctcaaaatataagctttccttcacaaggagtgcagcctttgcaaggagtgcagccttcgcaaggagtgcagccttcgcaaggaatgcagccttcacatgcattgcagccttcgcaaggagtacagtctttgcaaggagtgcagcattcgcaaggaatgcagcattcgcatggagtagagccttcgcaaggagtgcagcctttgcatggagtgcagccttcgcaaagagtgccgcctttgcatggagtgtggcccttgcatggatttcagctttcacatggagtgcagccgtcacatggagtgaagccttcacatggagtgcagccattcatatggaatgcagccttcacatggagtgcagccttcacatggagtgctgccttcgcatggtgtgctgccttcacatggactgcagccacaaggtgtgttgtcctcaaaagaagagctttccttcacaaggagtgtagccatttgcaaggagtggagcctttgcaaggagtgcagcctttgcaaggagtgcagaatTCGCAAGGaacacagccttcgcaaggaatgcagccttcacatgcattgcagacttcgcaaggagtacagcctacgcaaggagtgcagcattcgcaaggagtgcagtattcgcaaggagtcgagacttcgcaaggagtgcagccttcgcatggagtgaagccttcgcaaagagtgccgcctttgcatggagtgtggcctttgcatggattgcagccttcacatggagtgcagccttcacatggaatgaagccttcacatggagtgtagccttcccaatggagtgcaacattgacatggggtgtagccttcgcaatgactgcatcagtcgcatggggtgcagccttcacacctacagcagcatttgcatggggtacagccttcgtatgtagtgcaggcattcacatggagtgcagcctacacatgaagtgcagccttcacatggagtgcagccttcacatgcagtgtagccattcatatggaatgccgccttcacatggagtgcagccttcacatggagtgcagccacaaggtgtgttgtcctcaaaagatgagctttccttcacaaggagtgcagcctttgcaaggagtggagattttgcaaggaatgcagcctttgcaaggagtgcagcctttgcaaggagtgcagccttcgcaaggaatgcagccttcacatgcattgcagcctttgcaaggagtacagccattgcaatcagtgcagcattcgcaaggagtgcagcattcgcaagcagtggagcgttcgcaaggagtgcagccttcacatgcattgcagccttcgcaaggagtacagccttcgcaaggagtgcagcattcgcaagaagtgcagcattcgcaaggagtggagccttcgcaaggagtgtggcgttcgcatggagtgcagccttcgcatggggagtggcctttgcatggagtgctgccttcgcatggagtgctgccttcacatggactgcagccacaaggtgtgttgtcctcaaaagatgagctttccttcacaaggagtgcagcctttccaaggagtggagcctttgcaaggaatgcagccattgcaaggagtgcagcctttgcaaggagtgcagccttcgcaaggaatgcagccttcacatgcattgcagcctttgcaaggagtacagccatttcaatcagtgcagcattcgcaaggagtgcagcattcgcaagcagtggagccttcgcaaggagtgcagccttcacatgcattgcagcctttgcaaggagtacagccattgcaatcagtgcagcatttgcaaggagtgcagcattcgcaaggagtgtagccttcgcaaggagtgcatcagtcgcatggggtgaagccttcacacctacagcagcattcgcatggggtacagccttcgtatgtagtgcaggcattcacacggagtgcagcctacacatgaagtgcaggcttcacatggagtgcagccttcacatggagtgcagccattcatatggaatgcagccttcacatgcagtgcagccttcacatggagtgctgccttcgcatggagtgctgccttcacatggaatgcagccacaaggtgtgttgtcctcaaaagatgagctttccttcataaggagtgtagcctttgcaaggactggagcctaagcaaggagtgcagcctttgcaaggagtgcggcctttgcaaggagtgcagcctttgcaaggaatgcagccttcacatgcattgcagcctttgcaaggagtacagcttttgcaaggagtgcagcattcgtaaggagtgcagcattcgcaaggagtggagccttcgcaaggactgcagccctcatatgcattgcagccttcgcaaggagtacagccttagcaaggagtgcagcatcgcaaggagtgcagcattcgcaaggagtggagccttcgcaaggagtgcggccttcacttggagtgcagccttcgcatggaatgtggcctttgcatggatttcagccttcacatggagtgcagccttcacatgtagtgaagccttcatatggagtgtagccttcgcaatggagtgcaacattggcatggagtgtagcctttgcaaggagtgcatcagtcacatggggtgcagccttcacacctacagcagcatttgcatggggtacagccttcatatgtagtgcaggcatccacatggagtgcagcctacacatgaagtgcagccttcacatggagtgcagccttcacatggagtgcagccattcatatggaaagcagccttcacatggagtgctgccttcgcttggagtgctgccttcacatggactgcagccacaaggtgtgttgtcctcaaaatatgagctttccttcacaaggagtgcagcctttgcaaggagtgcagcctttgcaaggagtgcagccttcgcaaggagtgcagccttcgcaaggaatgcagccttcacatgcattgcagccttcgcaaggagtacagccttcgcaaggagtgcagcattcgcaaggaatgcagcattcgcatggagtggagcctttgcaaggagtgcagcctttgcatggagtgcagccttcgcaaagagtgccgcctttgcatggagtgtggcctttgcatggatttcaaccttcacatggagtgcagccttcacatggagtgaagccttcacatggagtgcagccattcatatggaatgcagccttcacatggagtgcagccttcacatggagtgctgccttcgcatggtgtgctgccttcacaaggactgcagccacaaggtgtgttgtcctcaaaagaagagctttccttcacaaggagtgcagcctttgcaaggagtggagcctttgcaaggagtgcagcctttgcaaggagcgcagcctttgcaaggagtgcagcctttgcaaggagtgcagccttcacaaggaatgcagccttcacatgcattgcagccttcacaaggagtacagcctttggaaggagtgcagcattcgcaaggagtgcagcattcgcaaggagtggcgccttcgcaaggagtgcagccttcacatgcattgcagccttcgcaaggagtacagccttcgcaaggagtgcagcattcgcaaggagtgcagcattcgcaaggagtggatccttcgcaaagagtgcagccttcgcatggattgcagcattctcaaagagtgccgcctttgcatggagtgtggcctttgcatggatttcagccttcacatggagtgcagccttcatatagagtgaagccttcacatggagtgtagccttcccaatggagtgcaacattggcatggagtgtagccttcgcaaggagtgcatcagtcgcatggggtgctgccttcacacctacagcagcattcacatggggtacagccttcgtatgtagtgcaataaattcacatggaatgcagcctacacatgaagtgcagccttcacatggagtgcagccttcacatggagtgctgccttcgcatggagtgctgccttcacatggactgcagccacaaggtgtcttgtcctcaaaagatgagctttccttcacaaggagtgcagcctttgcaaggagtgcagcctttgcaaggagtgcagccttcgcaaggaatgcagccttcacatgcattgcagcctttgcaaggagtacagcctttggaaggagtacagcattcgcaaggagtgcagcattcgcaaggagggg
It contains:
- the LOC126333057 gene encoding uncharacterized protein LOC126333057: MSFPSQGVQPLQGVEILQGMQPLQGVQPLQGVQPSQGMQPSHALQPLQGVQPLQSVQHSQGVQHSQAVERSQGVQPSHALQPSQGVQPSQGVQHSQEVQHSQGVEPSQGVWRSHGVQPSHGEWPLHGVLPSHGVLPSHGLQPQGVLSSKDELSFTRSAAFPRSGAFARNAAIARSAAFARSAAFARNAAFTCIAAFARSTAISISAAFARSAAFASSGAFARSAAFTCIAAFARSTAIAISAAFARSAAFARSVAFARSASVAWGEAFTPTAAFAWGTAFVCSAGIHTECSLHMKCRLHMECSLHMECSHSYGMQPSHAVQPSHGVLPSHGVLPSHGMQPQGVLSSKDELSFIRSVAFARTGA